The genomic stretch CCCTTGTGTTAGTTTATGTTTGTTTGATTCAATTTTTGTCATTTTTCCAGGCCTGCTATGAGTAATAAGATTAGGTTGAGAATACATCATAGGGGTAAATTAGTTGAGACACCTGTAAAATGGTATGTAAATGGGCAAGTTACTAAGATGAACTGAAGTTGGGATGTTGATTATATATCTTACATGGATTtaaaggatatgattaagagtGAGGGTTATGTGAATATAAAGTGCTTGTGGAATTGGCACCTTGCATATAGTTTTTCATGTGGTCTTAGACCCTTGAACAATGAACAAGATATACTGCAATTTTCAAAAGATATTGTAGGATATGATGTAATAGATATGTATATGGAGCATAATGTGGGGATTCTACAGATTATTGATGATACTGAACTAGATGCTAAAGATGAAGTACAATGCACTGGGTTTAAAACTGCAGATGTTACTGAGAAAGTCACTATTGTTGAAGAAGTCAGTACTGATCCTAATGGTGTTATTGAAGAAGGAAATAGTGATCCTAATGGTGTTGCTGAAGATGGTGTCACTACTGATCCTAATGGTGGTGTTGTTGAAGAAGAAAATACTGATCCTAATGATGTTGCTGAAGATGATGTCAATACTGATCCTAATGGTGTTGCGGAAGAAGAAAATACTGATCTTAATGTTGTTGCTGAAGATGATATCACTATTGATCCTAAGGGTGTTGATGAAGAAGGAACTACTGATCCTAATGGTGTTGCTGAAGATGATGTTACTATTGATCCTAATGTTGTTGCTGAAGAAGGAACCACTGATATTAATGAGGATTATGTTGCAAGTGAGGGTAGTTTTGAGGATAATGAATATCAATTTAGTGAAGAATCTGAGGAGAGTGAGATGGACTGGACTAAGGTACTTCCCCAAGAGACTTTAGATGAGGCTTCTAGCTGCCAAAACATTAAAGACGAGGCTGAAATGGTTCATGGTGACAATGAGGATTCATACCATTTATATGCATCACCAGGGAGTGATGATGAGGATGAAGGCATGAATTACCCTACCTACAAGTTTGGTCAGGGATGAAGTTTCAGCTAGAGATGATGTttattaacaaagaaatgataAGGGATGCTGTCAAGGACTATGCCATGGAGAATCAGAAGAATGTATTCATTAAGAAGAATGATTCCAAAAGAATTGTGGTTAAATGCACTGATGGTTGTAAGTTCTACATGAGATTTAGCAAGAGGATTGGCAACCAGTTTTGGCAAGTTGTGACTTTAATTGAAGACCATACATGCCATAGGACTGCTGACAACAGGAGTGCAAAGACAAAGTGGCTTGCCAACAAGTTTGCAAGCATACTTAGACATAGTCCTTCTATGATGACCTATCAATATTTGGTGTCACCAATGACATTGAAACTTAATGTGTTGACTTGAAAAAGGAAGTCTGCTCATGCAGAAAGTGGGACTTGTCTGGTATACCTTGCTGTCATGTAATTGCTTGCATATGGGACATCAAGAAAGAACCTGAGGATTATGTTACTGCATGCTATATGTCTGTTTTGTTTTTCTATATTTGGTCTATTTTGTTTATGTATACTTGTTATGTTTTGTTTTTCTATACTTGGTCTGTTTTGTTTATGGACATTTGTGGACACATACATTTGTTTACTACATGCTATAGGAAATCTAAATTTATGGACACTTACTCAAACATTGTGTATCCAACCAATGGACCACAATTGTGGCCTGTAGATGATCTGAATACAATGACACCACCAGTGATGAGGAGAGCCATAGGCAGGCCAAAAAAGCAGAGGAACAAGATGAATGATGAATCTAGAAATCCCCACATACTACCAAGCAGGTTTTCAACTGTCGGATGTGCAAAATGTGGTGCTATGAGACATAATAAGAGGAGCGGTAAAGGCAAAAGGGAAATTCCAAAGGGTGGTAATAAGTCAAAGAAGACTAAGAAAGTGAAAGGTGGAAAGGGAACAAAAAAATCCAAAGAAAAACAAACAGAAATTGCATATAGAGTTCACAAGCTCCTCAACCTACTCAAGAATAGTTTCATTAAGGCTTAAGTAGTTTATGACTTATTTTGATTGTATTGTATGACTTAATTAATTTATGACTTAACTAGTTTATGACTTAAGTAGTTTATGACTTAAGCAGTTTCATTTTGACTCAAGTACTATCTTGGGTTTTATTTTGGATGTTCAtatattaatgttcaaacaaaGTCAATATTAAGTATTCCAGTTATGATTATATTaatgttcattttcattttgaCAATATTGATTATATTAATGTTCATTTTGGTTATGTTAATGTTCATTTTGACAGTATTGGTTATATTAATGTTCATTTTGACAGTATTTTCAATATATCAGACAACATTAGCAGTAATTTATAACATAACAAACCAGCTTTATTGCATAATCTAAGATATGAATCAATTTACATGTGCGAACGCACCGGTCTCCTACTAGTTAAAGTATAAAATAGGATCCAAACATTGTCTAACAGCCCATGATCAAGGATTCAGATTTGCTACAGTCATCTAATCTCGCATTCACACATTCAAGCATAGTTGACCGTTTGATCTTGATCAGACGGCTATGATTTAAAGTtgataattttaaaaaaattaaatttattttttctTAACCTTGCAATCAAGATCAAACCGTTTATAATGCATTGAGAGGGTGAATGCTACAAAAGCCTAACTGCAGGAGATTTAAATTCCACGGTCAACGAAGCACGTTGTATTCGGTATGGCTATCAGTCTCACCATATCACACCTACCACCACCTCTCAATCTCATCTATCTAAACAGTTAGGTAAACTGAATTTCAACTTGGAGTTGTTGATCACAATTCACAACCTTAACTACCACCCGATCAACCTCACAATTCATGTTTTGCATTGCAATTTTGAAGTTCGAAGGAAATGAGTCCGATGCTGCCAAAGAGTATAACGGAGTTGGGAGTCGACGACTTTATTAACGCAGGCTTATCACCGGTTGAAGCCAACCAATTCAAGGAACTTCTCCTCTCACTCTCACTCTCCTCCGGCGACGATCCCGCCCACACATGGCGCCGCATCGTCAGCCGCAGAGTCCTCAAACCATCTTATCCTCATCCATTGCATCAGCTTATCTACTATACCATCTATTCTAATCATCACTCTTCACCTACTCCTCCTCTTTATTGGTTCCCTTCTATGTAAGTCACTCTAATTTTATCATACATACTTATTCATTTAAATTGCcaatagttttttttttaaaatcttgGTATTCATTATTATGATGTGAATGCGAATATGAAATAGATGCAATGAAACTCCTAAATCCCTCCACATTCCAGGAAACTCCCAACTAAGCACCTAAGGTTCTAAAATCAAGCAAAGTACGCCTAAAAGAGGGTCGTGAATACTAACTCAATTCTGAGATGTTTTTGAGCCAACATTCCTGCATGCAGAATTGTTGTTCCAGAATATGTTTGAGCGTAAAGTTTCAGGTTAATCCGAGTATATTTTTAACTTTTCTTAGACTTTAAGAAAACAACTTAGGGGCTGTAGTAGAAACCGGAGGTCGGGTAGGAGTTTGAACCTAGAAATTTTGCACACGAGTTTCGTATACCAGAGGGGCCCAAACTGCATAGCTTAAGGAAGAAATTTAACTCATAGAACGTTGTGTCGGTTAGTCAAAATTAGAAGTTTAATGAAGGTTGGTGAGGCTGGTCAGTAGGAGTCATGCATAAGGTGAGAATATATGAAATTTAAGGCTAACTGCAAAAAACTTAGATCCTCTTGATGTAGAGAACCTAGTTTGTTTAGTACCGTTGCAAATACTAATTCAATGAAAGCTTGATATATGTTTAAAGTTTTATGATATCTTAAATGTCAATTTAATTTCGTTATAGTTAGAGTGATATAAGTGATGGTTCCTTTTACTTAAGCAATGTGTGTTATTGTTGTTAAATTAGAACAACACATCATAAGGCTTAAGCCAAATGAAATAGAGACAACCAAACACCTTTGACTTCGATGGATTTGGAGTTGGAAGGAAGTCTAATGATTAAATAGGTAACTGTTTGTAATGAAAATGTCTAAAATGATGGGGATAAAGATAAATTGATTGATGCATCAAACAACATGTTTCCAATAAATGAATGGCTTGAGCATGTAGAGAGAACACTTGTGGTTTCTGTTGTGAGGAGAGTAAATCATATAGAGGGTAGTCATACCACTAAAGGTAGAGGAAGACCTAGAAAAATTATAAGAGAAACTATTAGAAAAGATCTTGAGATTAATGAGTTGAATAGAAGTATGATATTTGATAGGACATAATGACATCGTTTGTTCCATGTAGCCGATCCCACTTAGTGGAATAAGACTTggttgttgttgtttatgttcTAAAATATCAGATTACAAAGGCATATATAGATGCATGAGATGAGAAGGAAAAACAAGTTGTTACAACAGTCATCTAAATCTAACGAATGCATATGTGAAATTACCAGCACTTATTAGGTGTATTCATCGTTCATGTAATTATTTATTGTTGGTTTCCACATTTAGAGAGCAGGCAAGACACACCAATCTAGGTCGTCTCATGGAAGCTCATGGTTCAGAGCTCTTAGGAGCATCCTCCTACAAGGATCCTATTACTAGTTTTCCTCTTTTTCATAAATTTTCTGTACAACACCCAGAGGTAAGTCAAAGTTAGTTCCCTTTTATCCTTACTTTTTCTTTCTATTTGTCTAATTTCAATCTGTTATATTTGTATTGCACTGCACTGCAGGTGTACTGGTCTCTTGTTCTCAAGGAACTTCCTATTTCCTTTGTTGAACCTCCAAGTTGCATTTTAGATACATCTTCCAACCCATCAAAGCATGGAGGAACCTGGCTTCCTGGTTCTGTCCTTAATATTGCTGATTGTTGTCTGCAACCCAGCTCCCATCCAAACAAACCAGATGACGGTATAGCCATTGTTTGGAGGGATGAAGGTTTTGATGACTCTGAGGTTAATCGTATCACACTCAAACAACTTCGTCAGCAAGTCATGTATGCCACCTCCTGTGTCTCATGTCTCACCTTACCCTTTTGGTTTTCTTATTGTTTATGCCAATATTATTTCCAGGTTGGTGGCGAATGCAATAGATGCCAATTTCTCGAAGGGTGATGCAATCGCAATTGACATGCAAATGACAGTCAATGCTGTGATTATATATCTAGCAATTGTTTTAGCAGGATGTGTTGTAGTATCAATAGCTGATAGCTTTGCCCCAAAAGAAATTGCAACTCGCCTCCGTGTTTCCGATGCCAAGGGTATTTTCACGCAGGTGTTTGTCTATAATTAGTACTAAGCACAACTTTAATTTAAAGCTATTAGTAATTTCTCAGTTACCAATTTCTCTGCAGGATATCATTCATTTTGGTTTAATTTTTTTCAGGATTTCATAGCAAGAGGTAGCAAGAAATTTCCTTTGTACAGGTATATAATTGTTGCATTATACTCATCATGGCCATATTTTACCATCACCGCTGCGATGTTTGTCTCTATTTATCTGTTTAGAAGATGATAATTGACATCTTCAGTTTTACTAGCCAATCGTGTTTTCTATTGTTCTTACCTTCAATTACTATTGCCAATAACATTGGataaataaatatttcaataatTTGTACCTCTTATCATTGTTGATGTTCAAATTCAATGCCACAGTCTAAATGCTGATGGAGAGTATCTCTGTTCGAGCATGAATATACATGCTGGGCAATTTTAGGACAAATGATAGTCTATTCTTGTACATACTTTCTTAAAATTTTGATCTGTACCACTGACCTCATTATGCATATTTCTTCTTCCAGTCGAGTCATTGAGGCAGCTGCATGCAAAGTTATTGTTCTCCCTGTGACAGGCAACGATGTAGGAGTAAAATTAAGAGAACGTGACGTTTCCTGGAATAGTTTTCTTTCTTCTGGCAAACAGCATCCAAGGTAATGTGCTTTACAATGGTAATTTTTCACGTAGACATGATAATTTTTCATCTAGGCAAATGATAATTTTTCCTTACTAAGCTAGTTACTGCTGAAAATTCTCAAAACAGGAAAAGAATAAAAGATGCATAGTTTCTCTTCTGTTTTGTCTCGCCATAACATTTAAATCTTGGCAGGTCACATAATTACTCTCCAATCTATCACTCAATTGATTCTGTCACAAACATTCTTTTCTCATCTGGAACCACAGGTAAATATTCTCCCTTAAAATATATCAATTACTGACTACCATTATAACGATTTCATGTTTCAATTTGTACACTTCAGGGGATCCAAAAGCAATTCCTTGGACTCAACTTTCACCAATACGATGTGCTGCAGATGGATGGGCTTTTGTTGATACTCAACCTGGAGATGTCTATTGCTGGCCTACTAATTTAGGATGGGTCATGGGACCAACTCTTATGTATTCATGCTTTCTATCTGGTGCCACTCTTGCGCTATACCATGGATCTCCACTAGGTCATGGTTTTGGAAAATTTGTTCAGGTAATGTGAACGAGCGTTCTGGCTAAAGAAACAATAGAAAGTACTTGGTGAAAAGGAAAGTATTGTATTGGAAAAAGAGAGTTTAAAGACTATGTACTACTGTCAGCGTAAAACATTACACCTTTAGTGTATAGCCCCATAAACTCAACAAAAAGTAATTTAATAGTGTCATAATAATTACATTATTGGATGTTGTATGTTGCATTAACCTAATTCTATACATTGCACTAAAGCAGACATTATTCACTTAACTTAATTGTTCAGGATGCTAGTGTTACTATTTTGGGAACAGTTCCAAGCTTAGTAAAAACTTGGAAGAGTACAAAGTGTATGGAGGGCTTAGATTGGACAAAGATAAAGTAATGTCTCCTAAATTTAAATAATCAATTCACTTATGTGAACAATGAATTAAACTGTGGTTATACGCAGGACATTTTGTTCGACCGGAGAAACTTCAAACGTTGATGATGACCTTTGGCTTTCTTCAAAATCTTATTACAAACCCATAATTGAATGTTGTGGAGGCACTGAACTTTCGTCTTCTTACATCATGGGGAGTCGGCTACAGCCTCAAGCTTTTGGAGCATTTAGCACGGCATCAATGACGACTGATTTGGTCATCCTTGATGAAAATGGAGTTCCTTATGTAAGATTTTTTTTCCAGGATAGTTTCCATGTTTTGTATAATATAAATCTTATCTTTTGGCATAGACAAATTTAGGCGTTCTAATTTATTTGATATCTCGGACCAATATGACAGCCCGATGATGTTCCTTGTGTTGGTGAAGCGGGCTTATTCCCAGTATATTTGGGAGCAACTGATAGATTGCTTAACGCCGACCATGAGGAGATTTACTTTAAGGGAATGCCTCTTTACAAAGGAAAGGTATATACTTTAATTATTATTCCTATTGCCAATGTAACTAATGACTTTTTCAGTCAGTTTGTTTATCTGTCTTCTAATGTCTGTCATATTTTGTATTAGCAGATCCTTAGGAGACATGGAGATATAATCAAAAGAACTGTAGGAGGCTATTTCGTAGTACAAGGGAGGGCTGATGACACGATGAATCTTGGTGGAATAAAGGTATCACATCGCCcataatatttatatttatttacCTTCTTACAGATTGAGTGCATTTTGTTTTATGGATTTCACTCTTCATATAGCCTTTCGACGTTTATATCCTCTGCATAACTTAATAAGAATGAAGAGTACTTCGTGACTGTTCGTTCGGAGCTTTTATTTTGGCTTTTATTCTTATGCAAGAAATTTCTGTTCTAATATTGCAGACAAGTTCTGTAGAAATTGAGCGTGTCTGTGATAGGGCTGATGAACGCGTTTTGGAGACAGCCGCAGTGAGTGTTGCTCCAGCAAATGCAGGTCCAGAGCAACTGGTTATACTTGTAGTTTTAAAGAACGGATACAAATCCGATGCGGAAACTCTAAAGAAGATATTCTCTAAGGCCATTCAAACAAACCTTAATCCTTTATTCAAGGTCAAACTCTCAATGTCATTTGCTAATTTTTATGGAAAACATTATAAAAGCAATAACTTAATCCTTTAAGTTCTGAATGGAAATCGAAATTTGATGTTGATAACTCTTTTTGTTACTATTACAGATAAGCCTTGTTAAAATCGTGCCTACGTTTCCTCGAACAGCTTCCAACAAGTTACTGAGGAGAGTTTTGAGAGATCAAATGAAACATGAGCTATCAGTTCATAGCAGACTTTAGTGACATTATTAATTCGCTGCAGGACATGCGTCAAGATTCACTTCATATGCAAATATTATGATGATGATAAATAATATTAAGTATATGCAAGAAATAATATCAGTATCTTTCACtgatttatttatattttgtATTTGTAGTGATTATCAAAGTACCTTTTCAAGAAATATGTGAAAAGTATTCAGAATTAAATATATAAACAAATAATTTAGAATTATTTAGAGAATACAATGAAATAATCAGATGTAGCTATAGTAAGAAACTTGATAAAAAATCTGTAAGAGAATTCTTTAGACAGTATCTTTTAATCAGATGTAGCTATATTTAGACAATATCTTTTGAGATAAAAAATCTGTAAGAAAATTATTTCCTGCAAAACTTTAGTCAAAGCCGGCAGAAAATCGtgagaaaataaaaatcaatagTGGATCTCCAGTATTGGGTATAACTTCCACTAAAACTTTTTACATGTTTCCTAATAAAAATCCATCTCAACTCATCTTAATATGTAGTATATTGTGTTTATTTTAATATAATTGAACGTTTCCAGTAAAAGAAAAGAGTGCCCAATATTTATTAGTTGGAGTTTAATAATGATGACGTCacttaattatttaaaaatattgtATTTTTTTCCTTACATAATTAACGAAGGAAGATTGACTCATATGATAAGCTCACATACTAAGAGGTTATGAGCTCAACTTCCATTACTAATGTGAGGATTCCTGTCTGCTGAAAACGTTTTTAGTAAATATTGTTCGAATAAAATTGGTTTGTCCCATAATCtttgaattttgatgataacGAAGTATTTAAAGAATAATAGAATATATTAATGTTTATTCAATTATGCATGACCATAAACtaaaattcatattaaatttaagTATTGGTTCTAACTCTGAACATCCAAAGATAAGCGTGAAGATCATATTCTGATGTATCAGAAGCTGAAGAATTGACTCTGATGAAGTCATCTTCTAAAGAGGTCAGCATTCAAGCATCAGAGTTTGAAGGAATCTGCCTCTAAAGAACAAACTTTGGAGAAGTCTGCTTCTGGTGATAAGAACTTGAGCTAGTCAAAGTACAAAGATCAGGATGACACTGATAAGTCATTGTTCATCTCTGAATATACTTTATCATGTAATGAACTAAGCTTTAGTTTCTTCATAGAGTATGCTAGGATATAACTGCTAATTCATTTTTGAAGGTAACGGAAACACAAGAAAATGGGGAGTTTGAATTAGGTTTCAAGTATTAAAACTTTTGCAAACCCAAAGATACAAACAAAAAACTAAGAACAAAAATAATGAACACAGTCATTTTTATCCTGGTCTGCTGTTAACAaagctacctccagtccacctgccaaggtgatttcgccttatcataaggacttaatccactataaccaaacttGATTACAACACAAAGACCAACTATCAATGTCTTCTTGAGTAATTCTGACTAAACCCTAATCACTCAAGAAAATACAATCACAAAGACTGAGATATAAAATGTGTTTACAAAATGATTCTAAGAAAGTAAAATACATAAATGAGTTACAAGTATATCACACAAAATATATTCTATGAAGAGTATGAATAAAAGTTCCTTGTGTGTATGTTTTTTTTCTCTCAAATATTTCACAAAATGCATTGTTCACGTATATGATAATCTCTTAGAGTGTAGCACTGTTCCATTCTTCAAAGTCTTCTTTATATAGGCAATGAAGAGATCCATTAGAGGGTAGAATTAGAATACTTAAATGCAATTGTGTCCTTGCATAACAGTTTGTCAAAATGGAAGAtaaaatggtacaatagtacaaTCCTTAACCCACAAAATCAATATAGTAGAAATAATATTTGATCTTGTACTATGTATTagtttttcacgtaaaaccttaTTGATCTTATCTTATATATTCAGGGGCTTCTAATAGAGAGGTGATGCAACATGCATATAAAGAAGAATAAGAGTCTggttgagagaatcttcagagtctgGTGACACACATCAGAGTTGTTTGAGCGCAAGAGTTCAGAGCTTGACAATGTCAGAAGCTTCAGAGTCATAAAGCTTTGGATGAGTAGAATTTAGAAGTGATGAGTACGAAATCTAGAGCTTGATTATCTTGTAGAACACACATCTCAAAGGCAGAGTGAACTAGGTTCAGAATCTGATGACATCACACGTCATTTATTCAGAGTCAGAACTTGTATCTAGTATTTGCACATTAAACAAAGTCATTAGGAtacaaaattattctctaagaTTCTATgtattattatcatcaaaatatAAGCCTATATACAGAACCAAATCTTATTCTtataatctccccctttttgatgatgacaaaaccatcaattttaatgaataatttttacttggtttaatcacataaaagaatcagagtgaggtttgtaagctccccttgaattttatactattaaaATTATTTCTCAACTTAAAACTTCAGAGTTAGGTTTGCAAGCTCCCCCTGAGTTTAAGACTTAAAATAATTCTAACACATAAAACATTTCAATCAGCATGAAAGAAATAACTTTCTTGAACGAGGAAGTCTGGTTGAAAATATCTTTTTATTTGAGTTTTCTAATTTGAAAAAAGTCTGGTTATCAGGAATCTGTCTTGTGTCATAGTTTAGGTTAGAGTTGTATCAAATCTTGATGGAACATATTCCTTGTATCATAACTTTATTAGAAATTCTTAATTTCTTGTATCAAGGTCTGGTTGGAAGCTAACTTGAATCAGAGCTTGGTTTAAGAACCATATACGCTTGATTAACACATGTTTAACTATGAAGTCCTGGTTAACTTCTGCAAGGTTTTGGTTAACTTAACTTCTAAATAACCTAGTTAACTCGACTGAAAAAGATCTTCTTAGCAATATTGGTGAACTTTATCAAAGTTTCCAAATTAGTGCTCCGAGTCAGAAATGTAAGAAGTATCGAAGTCCGATGTTTGAGATTCATAAGGGAAATAAGTATATAAAAATCATGTTCgttcttctccccctttgacatCAATAAGAAAAAAAAGGATAAAGACAAAGGATAACAACAAAAGAAACTTCATTTCATTCAGAAAGAAAAATATGCAGAAATAAACCGATAAACACTTAATAAAAAAACAAGAAAGcaatatttttaaaaatattttggaGTCTTGGTTGGTGGTTGAAGTCTTGACAAGATAACTTGAAGCATTCCTTCAATCTTTGTGTTAATCTGAGCTTGTTCCTTGAACATAACGTCTTGCTTGTCCAGGGGAGTCCTAACAACAACATTCTCTTGATTAAGCTCTTCCAAAGTCTTCAGCACAAGAGGAATGAGTTTAGCTTCCACCATTGGCTTAGTTCCAGATACAGTTGCAATCTCAGTTACTAGAGGATGAGGAGTGACTTTTGTCTTAGCTTTAGGAGTAAGAGTTTCTGGAAAAGCAATTATGGAGGAAAAATAGCTTTTGGAGGAGATCTTGGAGTAAACATCTCCATAAGAGGCTCCATGACTTCAGAAAGCTTGTCATGAAATCTCTTTTGAGCAGCTGTGTAGCAAAGTTCTTTCAACTCTCAGGAACGTGAATTCATCCATCTTTTGAACTCAACCTAGAATGCACCATTCTCAACAGGATTTACATAA from Lathyrus oleraceus cultivar Zhongwan6 chromosome 7, CAAS_Psat_ZW6_1.0, whole genome shotgun sequence encodes the following:
- the LOC127105109 gene encoding probable CoA ligase CCL12 yields the protein MSPMLPKSITELGVDDFINAGLSPVEANQFKELLLSLSLSSGDDPAHTWRRIVSRRVLKPSYPHPLHQLIYYTIYSNHHSSPTPPLYWFPSIEQARHTNLGRLMEAHGSELLGASSYKDPITSFPLFHKFSVQHPEVYWSLVLKELPISFVEPPSCILDTSSNPSKHGGTWLPGSVLNIADCCLQPSSHPNKPDDGIAIVWRDEGFDDSEVNRITLKQLRQQVMLVANAIDANFSKGDAIAIDMQMTVNAVIIYLAIVLAGCVVVSIADSFAPKEIATRLRVSDAKGIFTQDFIARGSKKFPLYSRVIEAAACKVIVLPVTGNDVGVKLRERDVSWNSFLSSGKQHPRSHNYSPIYHSIDSVTNILFSSGTTGDPKAIPWTQLSPIRCAADGWAFVDTQPGDVYCWPTNLGWVMGPTLMYSCFLSGATLALYHGSPLGHGFGKFVQDASVTILGTVPSLVKTWKSTKCMEGLDWTKIKTFCSTGETSNVDDDLWLSSKSYYKPIIECCGGTELSSSYIMGSRLQPQAFGAFSTASMTTDLVILDENGVPYPDDVPCVGEAGLFPVYLGATDRLLNADHEEIYFKGMPLYKGKILRRHGDIIKRTVGGYFVVQGRADDTMNLGGIKTSSVEIERVCDRADERVLETAAVSVAPANAGPEQLVILVVLKNGYKSDAETLKKIFSKAIQTNLNPLFKISLVKIVPTFPRTASNKLLRRVLRDQMKHELSVHSRL